A portion of the Candidatus Roseilinea sp. genome contains these proteins:
- a CDS encoding cupin — MQKIGAGYVVYGEDVESLQFDWGTLKMHNEPAVTGSQRFSSGVVIVKPGMGHARHNHPGSDEIIYVISGEIEQMIDDQPPVRLHAGASIFIPADVYHATLNVGWKPAELFIIYAPPGPERFFRTLPGCTVTPPERTA, encoded by the coding sequence ATGCAGAAGATCGGAGCAGGATATGTCGTTTACGGCGAAGACGTCGAGTCGCTCCAGTTCGACTGGGGCACGCTGAAGATGCACAACGAGCCGGCGGTGACCGGGTCGCAGCGCTTCAGCAGCGGCGTGGTCATCGTCAAGCCGGGGATGGGCCATGCACGGCACAACCACCCCGGCAGCGACGAGATCATCTACGTCATCAGCGGCGAGATCGAACAGATGATTGACGATCAACCGCCGGTGCGGTTGCACGCCGGCGCGAGCATCTTCATCCCTGCCGATGTATATCACGCGACGCTGAACGTGGGCTGGAAGCCGGCCGAGTTGTTCATCATCTACGCACCGCCCGGCCCGGAGCGCTTCTTCCGCACCTTGCCCGGCTGTACGGTGACGCCGCCGGAGCGCACAGCCTGA
- a CDS encoding membrane protein, producing MKKNMGNLDRGIRIVAAVIVAALIATGTVSGVLAVVLGVLAAVFLLTSVIGFCPLYAPFGIRTCPRER from the coding sequence ATGAAGAAGAATATGGGTAATTTGGATCGCGGTATTCGCATCGTCGCTGCGGTCATCGTCGCTGCGCTCATCGCTACCGGCACAGTCAGCGGTGTGCTGGCCGTCGTTCTAGGCGTGTTGGCAGCGGTCTTCCTGCTCACCAGCGTGATCGGCTTCTGTCCGCTCTACGCGCCGTTCGGCATCCGCACCTGCCCGCGCGAGCGCTGA
- a CDS encoding cyclic nucleotide-binding protein: protein MLRPEDLKRATTALPFLADAPAGLIRDFLCEASIRAVPAGAQIFAEGDECSAIAVLLSGVVRVFKIGETGREITLYRFEQGESCILTANCILGNRQFPAIAMVERDAEAIVIPATAFRDWVNRYQPWRDYVFDLLSRRLASVMAVVDEVAFRRMDARIADFLARRLSPSASSLRITHQEIAAELGTSREVVSRILEDFRAGRLIETGRGTITLLDHAGLLRRARAM from the coding sequence ATGCTAAGACCGGAAGACCTGAAGCGCGCGACGACGGCGCTGCCGTTTCTGGCAGATGCGCCGGCGGGACTCATCCGCGATTTTCTGTGCGAGGCGAGCATTCGGGCTGTTCCCGCCGGCGCACAGATCTTCGCCGAAGGCGATGAATGCAGCGCGATTGCGGTTCTGCTCAGCGGTGTGGTGCGCGTGTTCAAGATCGGCGAGACCGGACGCGAGATCACGCTCTACCGCTTCGAGCAAGGGGAAAGCTGCATCCTCACCGCCAACTGCATCCTGGGCAATCGCCAGTTCCCCGCCATCGCCATGGTCGAGCGCGACGCGGAGGCCATCGTGATTCCGGCGACGGCGTTCCGCGATTGGGTCAATCGTTATCAGCCGTGGCGGGACTACGTGTTCGACCTGCTCTCGCGACGGCTGGCCAGCGTCATGGCCGTTGTGGACGAGGTGGCCTTCCGGCGCATGGACGCGCGCATCGCCGACTTCTTGGCTCGTCGGCTCAGCCCATCGGCTTCCAGCTTGCGCATTACCCATCAAGAGATCGCAGCCGAGCTAGGCACCTCGCGCGAGGTCGTCAGCCGCATCCTGGAGGACTTCCGCGCCGGCCGCCTGATCGAGACCGGCCGGGGGACGATCACGCTGTTGGATCACGCCGGGCTGCTGCGCCGCGCCAGGGCGATGTGA